In Plasmodium gaboni strain SY75 chromosome 7, whole genome shotgun sequence, the following are encoded in one genomic region:
- a CDS encoding ferrodoxin reductase-like protein, with protein sequence MRRNLLRLNGKISTIIKSDKVKTRGISYNILKNNINVSLERKNNNNNKIFFSSLKGHQKIGGRLLNSYDIFLILSLLAVPTILNKKFSKMSNNIVNCSNVEKVFLIKSDELQNGEMKEIKVHEEKDTVLLVRVKNNYYCLGPKCPHYSAPLKSGVLTNEYITCPWHDAKFDIKTGECINGPSFDDIPKYEVVIEGNEVYALLPKKIEIFEKKRICECKGSCEKKNILIVGGGAATLGALETFLKLGYNGKLIICSKDAYKPYDRPTLSKNVSNCNNCDELYEEIKLKEDSYYNQSNIIYKNNVYVEKVDTENKKAHLNNGEIINYDKILITTGLSPSPSPMKNMNLDNLFTLHNLSDNIKIAQYAKEGSKCVIIGSSFIACELSSALKKKNVNVSLISKDDVPFYGSFGDKIGNIVLNILKEKNIKFYPSMHPTEYIIDKGFFSRKNANLIHGVRLSNGEVINCDYVIEALGCIPNSQFLDDKYKNVNNFIEVDKHFKAKNDDNMYAAGDVCTFPYFLTDEMINICHWNVAIQQGRIAAHNMLRDDKKEFNFIPFFNTNIFGKNFRYSGYVKNYDKIIYEGDLLKHNFIGYFVKNDKVASIITLGNNKMASLNECMAKNKVPKVYELEGGLKNSDSMIASLKI encoded by the exons GGGTCATCAAAAAATAGGAGGACGTCTTTTAAATAgttatgatatatttttgattttatctttattagCAGTACCAAcaatattaaataaaaaatttagTAAAATGtcaaataatatagtaAATTGTTCTAATGTTGAAAAAgtatttttaataaaatcGGATGAATTGCAAAATGGTGAAATGAAAGAAATAAAAGTACATGAAGAAAAGGATACAGTCTTATTAGTACgtgtaaaaaataattattattgtttaGGACCAAAATGTCCTCATTATAGTGCTCCATTAAAATCTGGTGTTTTAacaaatgaatatattacatGCCCATGGCATGATGCTAAATTTGATATAAAAACAGGTGAATGTATTAATGGGCCATCATTTGATGACATACCAAAATATGAAGTTGTAATTGAAGGTAATGAAGTATATGCTTTATTACCAAAGAAAATAGAAATTTttgaaaagaaaagaatatGTGAATGTAAAGGAAGTTgtgagaaaaaaaatatattaattgtAGGAGGTGGTGCTGCTACCTTAGGTGCATTAgaaacatttttaaaattagGATATAATGGAAAATTAATCATATGTAGTAAAGATGCTTATAAACCATATGATAGACCAACACTATCTAAAAATGTATCGAATTGTAATAATTGTGATGAAttatatgaagaaataaaattaaaagaagattcttattataaccaaagtaatataatatataaaaataatgtatatgTAGAAAAAGTTGATAcagaaaataaaaaagcacatttaaataatggtgaaattataaattatgataaGATATTAATTACTACTGGTTTAAGTCCATCCCCATCACCTATGAAGAATATGAATTTAGATAATTTATTTACCTTACATAATTTAagtgataatattaaaattgCTCAATATGCAAAAGAAGGATCCAAATGTGTTATTATTGGTTCCTCATTTATAGCATGTGAACTTTCTTCTGctttgaaaaaaaaaaatgttaacGTATCTTTAATATCTAAAGATGATGTACCTTTTTATGGATCCTTTGGTGACAAAATTGGAAATATCGTGCTTaacattttaaaagaaaaaaatattaaattctATCCATCTATGCACCCAAcagaatatataatagaCAAAGGATTTTTTAGTAGAAAAAATGCTAACTTAATTCATGGAGTAAGGTTAAGTAATGGTGAAGTTATAAATTGTGATTATGTAATTGAAGCTTTAGGATGTATACCTAATTCTCAATTTTTAGATgacaaatataaaaatgttaataattttattgAGGTTGATAAGCATTTCAAGGcaaaaaatgatgataatatgtACGCTGCTGGGGATGTGTGTACGTTTCCTTATTTCTTGACAG atgaaatgataaatatttgtCACTGGAACGTTGCCATACAACAAGGCAGAATAGCTGCACACAATATGTTAAGAGACGACAAAAAGGAATTTAACTTTATACccttttttaatacaaatatttttggAAAAAATTTCAGATATAGTGGATATGTAAAGAACtatgataaaataatatatgaagGAGATTTACTTAAACATAATTTTATTGGGTATTTTgttaaaaatgataaagTTGCATCAATTATAACTTTAGGCAATAACAAAATGGCATCTCTAAATGAATGTATGGCAAAAAATAAAGTTCCTAAAGTTTACGAATTAGAAGGAGGTCTAAAAAATAGTGACAGCATGATAGCTTCactaaaaatataa
- a CDS encoding hypothetical protein (conserved Plasmodium protein, unknown function) — translation MSYATCPLNFVNINPNQKEDLLRFEISVVGNYNHLKELETKSRIRFSFIILTISLLLYYVYTNRNSNIIIEILNNVPLVSFTIIFFYFVIKYNYKNLFKSKDYINSLNKTLKGFNLYLDNKTLKLCLIGTLRKE, via the exons ATGTCGTATGCTACATGTCCTTTaaattttgtaaatataaatccAAATCAGAAGGAAG ACTTGTTAAGGTTCGAAATATCTGTTGTTGGCAATTATAATCACTTAAAAGAATTAGAAACAAAATCGAGAA TTCGTTTTagttttataattttaacCATATCCCTTTTATTGTATTACGTTTACACAAACAGAAATTCAAATATa ATTATTGAAATATTGAACAACGTACCTTTAGTGAGCTTTActattatctttttttattttgtaataaaatataattacaaGAATTTGTTCAAATCAAAAGA ttaTATAAATAGTTTAAATAAGACATTAAAAGGCTTTAACTTATATTTGGATAATaa gaCGTTGAAGCTTTGCCTTATAGGAACCTTGAGAAAGGAATAA
- a CDS encoding hypothetical protein (conserved Plasmodium protein, unknown function) encodes MHNVYNIFRQCQKRTYMTTALDRKIREVPYLSRYVILEKFKKKPRYMSECVGTPRRAYDYNTFDKIRYKPTFNPYVHLNKDKKYRLDNWKSRDHENFDPLKCYVRGSRKSYDIPYAILPAKDELGMFHPPVLSGRYKADIEKQYYMHDLPWVWHKNFYTGTNHFCDNMVIGKKKWYRKEQQNEKMKECMKKINNLVLEYREECKNKKRYNFLEKVVNTLGDEIAHKYIRKIKNIYL; translated from the exons ATGCATAATgtgtataatatatttcgACAATGCCAGAAAAGGACATATATGACAACTGCACTA gATAGAAAAATAAGGGAAGTTCCTTATCTTTCTCGTTATGTTATATTAGAAaagtttaaaaaaaaacctCGATACATGTCTGAATGTGTCG GAACTCCAAGGAGAGCTTATGATTACAATACATTTGATAAGATAAGATATAAACCAACATTCAATCCTTATGTTCACTTgaataaagataaaaaatatagacTGGATAATTGGAAGTCTAG gGATCATGAAAATTTTGATCCTTTAAAATGTTACGTAAGAGGAAGTAGAAAAAGTTATGACATTCCTTATGCAATTTTACCAGCCAAGGATGAATTGGGAATGTTCCACCCTCCCgt CTTATCTGGTCGTTATAAGGCAGATATAGAAAAACAGTACTATATGCACG ATCTTCCTTGGGTATGGcataaaaatttttatacTGGTACCAACCATTTCTGTGATAACATGGTGataggaaaaaaaaagtggTATAGAAAGGAACAgcaaaatgaaaaaatgaaagaatgtatgaagaaaataaataactTGGTTTTAGAATATAGAGAG GAATGCAAAAACAAGAAAAGATATAATTTTCTAGAAAAAGTAGTAAACACCCTAGGAGATGAAATTgcacataaatatataagaaaaataaaaaatatttatttataa
- a CDS encoding putative phosphoinositide-binding protein, with amino-acid sequence MESYSTYEFKDNLIIKIIRTNDVKKRFYSYTEYILEFKVLNSQKVLKKRYSDFVTFYDLLKNELLTKFSESLEKISVLPSKKIFGRFNYNFIEERRQQLESFLMNITRYKNVYLCDNFYEFLCLDNITKYLYKLMCTRLEDISNIQKLLKKINYILFMSRNNTLKSAECDIINYLYYLRENIKLNNEIKFFILNIFLHHLTYTKTSENLLNVTLMRFSFDIIYENLLSNSINEVLLKTSSETILRIVDKRSDVFLDYLKIYNFKQICTIFNIINRKKEKQDNKKIDNIVFNIYILISLLLLSSIHIKDIQNFFIIKNNNNKGIRILGYMYESQNINIQIICCIILSLLIINKTIKDEDVIYKTKMSILLIQNDIQNIKSVDYQLIEIICSKKNINLLNSILDLLLKDKILKYDLTLNDIDHYEKYTMYDNPFEKDLFYEQKIKYADFSNNDIILQFILFIINIGVTEFFLLKKNYKFLMKKKKLKIKLKKKELSEKIKLRKFNRKTKQAQFMLTDKAQDYNMSAQSRNKNIRGNENNNKQNKTQSKKRAEYMYMSKYCDSPMNDDDDDNDDYNEGYRDCLESERNKSRKKQLYENYDDDDDDDEDEDDDEDDNDDYEDNDDDEDDNDDYEDNDDDYDDDNDDDDDYDDDDDDNSYYDTPYGNNNNFNVRLNGHMNRKLNKRIPNKKNKRMNKKGKKKKKNIEPCNVSATSSCISSLYSFSSDYDSATNNNNNNNDADNDYNKKKKKKNVSNLNMHVVKNISYDDDFSVHSGSIKNDLLFLEGEGSDNDEVDDDIDDNDYNDNNDNNDDNENNDGNDNNNNKNNNTNKSTNKNLSSSSKYNKKNVTPSELREEIKMLKDNRKKFVRRIRRINEQILLILCNERMIHNIYKCANLNNYKIKFYASIILSYIPNINEMLSSFSNQDYLNNNNNNNNNNNNNNNNNNNNNNNNNNNNNNVYHKTLSSNINNVDNMNHADYIKNDNSKDFVDAEKEKNNLQYLSYGPIENITKSSFASDSLAIRKNSKIFICSVEGDYYNYIYKFNIFNVLLFYLFNETCFYEHILVHLKKYIEEQSSLMNLKHFKIKKNEFVNTFLFNNIGKNMQKKNKGKQRKKNRNKRTYKKESFLSTADDKMNTTPNGPMSYGYKNNYSNNSYYNDSSHINYMSKKNNVRTGECVIKNNKAGYDKNNENKDNIKDNIKDNIKDNSLDMEHALVEYTPNDDSLLEGDHVNNDNFDNMKMNMNNMNNMNNMNNMNSVNNLNSVNNLNNVNYNNEQIVLYSESKIYDHMHHVFNYISNIRKFGLLNNYIVELYMSIRKKLMMIDMYFLFDIIEKKVYEKNEMKERINNLKKEYECVNITYNDYINLQYECNKFISIIDKLYEELDDIEKRRKKILRSHKIVHVNVCNYRKKLIHIEKMIEEAPTMKKCINDELYKIKINVGLYKKDRKKLSFFILLHKFYLDNYNIILNKLKNMNNLIENIELLSSTDYEKNKNLIFKEFSYLLCNDIVLIELLKKKCKIEVAKNKNYSLLLSREKKMDTFNYNICNENKLVIINKDNNMNDRRTMDLFKGKDDLLDKYSYYLNNDNVFNMGHMRESQYNNSFDYVENMRNMENMKNMRNVKNMKNMKNMNNMKNIYNMHNMDSIYNMNNIYNDNNLYGMSNKSYKNMQNTFNDNSSDSDDVLINKLQKKEQGHMKNMLNHKNDYYNNRGQTNSIYNFDTTLEDFNNNNNIKDNKVILSVDEIGIEKNVKMNEKREPTNNNYDDDDDDNYKTTSYYNKNYKDDIYNEYNEKDKMMMLPYDDQNEDLAHIALDEEQIDEEHEMDEDVLEEDALNTEFVSSDEDNIDLKKRIDEFNNYKNEDIKGLLPEDIKVDDTLTKKRFIEILDIIKNRKKQIEKMTTHKNSEIYKNIHKYNTLLNKCNMQINFNQKRYAKLRKQMGSINTSTMIKKSEAIYKTIREWDDKINLLNDDIKVVENEKKEKEKEIAMQKKKLDKKEKEKNQKKEELRLLVTEMYKHNNKIKKKYKKDEKIILLILYNSWFLYHYIYIIYLNTIKLKNFLSYKQNINEQCLTSAKQTILNINFFSELLDENDCQHF; translated from the exons ATGGAAAGTTATTCAACATATGAATTTAAagataatttaataataaaaattataagaaCTAATGATGTTAAAAAGAGATTTTACAGTTATACA GAATATATTTTGGAGTTTAAGGTTCTGAACAGTCAGAAAGTTCTGAAGAAAAGATATTCTGATTTTGTTACCttttatgatttattaaaaaatgagTTACTCACAAAATTCAGCGAATCCTTAGAAAAAATTAGTGTTCTTCCCtccaaaaaaatattcGGAAGGTTCAACTACAATTTTATAGAAGA ACGTAGACAACAACTGGAATCCTTTCTGATGAATATAAcaagatataaaaatgtatatcTATGTGACAACTTCTATGAATTTTTGTGCTtagataatataacaaaatatttatacaaGTTAATGTGCACGAGGTTGGAAGATATTAGTAATATTCAGAAATTACTAAAAAAgattaattatattttattcatgTCACGAAATAATACATTGAAAAGTGCAGAATgtgatattataaattatttatattatttaagagagaatataaaattaaataatgagataaaattttttatattaaatatatttcttcatcatttaACATATACTAAAACATCAGAGAATTTATTGAATGTTACTTTGATGAGATTTTCCtttgatattatttatgaaaatttattaaGTAATAGTATAAATGAGGTTTTATTAAAAACATCTTCTGAAACGATATTAAGAATTGTTGATAAAAGAAGTGATGTATTTTTagattatttaaaaatttataactttaaacaaatatgtacaatatttaatattataaatagaaaaaaagaaaaacaagataataaaaaaattgataatatagtatttaatatatatatattaatatctttattattattatcttctatccatattaaagatattcaaaatttttttattataaaaaataataataataaaggTATACGTATATTAGGATATATGTATGAAAGTCAGAATATtaatatacaaattatttgttgtattattttgtctttacttataattaataaaacTATTAAAGATGAAGATGTTATTTATAAGACAAAAATGtctattttattaattcaaaatgatatacaaaatataaaaagtgTGGATTATCAattaatagaaataatttgtagtaaaaaaaatataaaccTCTTAAATTCTATTCtagatttattattaaaagataaaatattaaaatatgatttaaccttaaatgatattgaccattatgaaaaatatactATGTATGATAATCCCTTTGAAAAagatttattttatgaacagaaaattaaatatgcagatttttcaaataatgatattattttacaGTTTATACTTTTTATCATCAACATTGGTGTGACTGAATTTTTCttacttaaaaaaaattataaatttcttatgaaaaaaaaaaaattaaaaatcaaactaaaaaaaaaagagtTATCTGAAAAAATAAAGCTAAGAAAATTTAATAGAAAAACCAAGCAGGCCCAATTTATGTTAACCGATAAGGCGCAGGATTATAATATGAGCGCACAAAgtagaaataaaaatataaggGGCAACgaaaataacaataaacAGAACAAGACTCaatcaaaaaaaagagcagaatatatgtatatgtcCAAGTATTGTGATTCACCTATGAACGATGATGACGACGATAATGATGATTATAATGAAGGATATAGGGACTGTTTAGAGTCTGAAAGGAATAAAAGTAGAAAGAAGCAACtatatgaaaattatgatgatgatgatgatgatgatgaagatgaagatgatgatgaagatgataatgatgattATGAAGATAAcgatgatgatgaagatgataatgatgattATGAAGATAACGATGATGATTATGATGACGATAAcgatgatgatgatgattATGATGACGACGATGATGATAATTCCTATTATGATACCCCTTatggtaataataataattttaatgtTCGTTTGAATGGACACATGAACAGAAAgttaaataaaagaattcctaataaaaaaaataagcgtatgaataaaaaaggaaagaaaaaaaagaaaaatatagaaCCTTGTAACGTTTCAGCAACGAGTTCTTGTATTTCATCTTTGTATTCATTTTCAAGTGATTATGATAGTGcaacaaataataataacaataataatgatgctgataatgattataataagaagaagaaaaaaaaaaatgtttcAAATTTAAACATGCATGTTGTAAAGAATATATCGTATGATGACGATTTTAGTGTGCATTCAGGGagtataaaaaatgatcttttatttttagaaGGAGAAGGAAGTGACAATGATGAGGTTGATGATGATATTGATgataatgattataatgacaataatgacaataatgatgacaatgaaaataatgatggcaatgacaataataataataaaaataataatacaaataagAGTACAAATAAGAACCTTTCTAGTTCttcaaaatataacaaaaagAATGTAACACCATCTGAGTTGAgagaagaaataaaaatgttgaAAGATAACAGAAAAAAGTTTGTGCGTAGGATAAGAAGAATAAATGAACagatattattaatattatgtaaCGAAAGGATgatacataatatatataagtgtgctaatttaaataattataaaattaaattttatgcttctataatattatcatatataccaaatataaatgaaatgTTATCTAGTTTTTCTAATCAagattatttaaataataataataataacaataataataataataataataacaacaacaacaacaacaacaataataataataataataataataacaatgTGTATCATAAAACGCTTAGCAGCAACATAAACAATGTAGATAATATGAACCATGCagattatataaagaatgATAATTCAAAAGATTTTGTAGATGctgaaaaagaaaaaaataatttacaaTATTTATCTTATGGTCcaattgaaaatataacaaaatcATCTTTTGCTTCTGATAGTCTTGCTATTAGAAAGAATAGTAAGATTTTCATATGTAGTGTTGAAGGagattattataattatatttataagtttaatatttttaatgtattattattttatttattcaatGAAACATGTTTTTATGAGCATATACTTGTgcatttaaaaaaatatattgaagAACAGAGTTCTCTTATGaatttaaaacattttaaaataaaaaaaaatgaatttgTAAATACATtcctttttaataatattggCAAAAATATgcaaaagaaaaataaaggaaagcaaagaaaaaagaatagGAATAAAAGaacttataaaaaagaaagtTTTCTAAGTACAGCAGATGATAAGATGAATACAACACCGAATGGGCCCATGTCATATGGatataaaaacaattatagtaataattcatattataatgatagtagtcatattaattatatgaGCAAGAAGAATAATGTTCGCACGGGCGAATgtgttataaaaaataataaagctggatatgataaaaataatgagaataaagataatataaaagataatataaaagataatataaaagataattCGTTAGATATGGAACATGCCCTTGTGGAATACACTCCAAATGATGATAGTTTGTTGGAAGGGGATCATGTAAATAATGAcaattttgataatatgaaaatgaatatgaataatatgaataatatgaataatatgaataatatgaatagtgtgaataatttaaataGTGTGAACAATTTGAATAATGTTAATTATAACAATGAACAAATAGTTTTATATAGTGAATCAAAAATTTATGACCATATGCATCACGTTTTTAATTACATTTCgaatataagaaaatttggacttttaaataattatattgttgaattatatatgagTATTCGAAAGAAATTAATGATGATTGATAtgtattttctttttgatATAATAGAAAAGAAAGTTTATGAGAAGAATGAAATGAAAGAAAGGATCAATAACTTAAAGAAAGAATATGAATGTGttaatataacatataatgattatataaactTACAATATGAAtgtaataaatttataagTATAATAGATAAGTTATATGAAGAATTAGATGATATtgaaaaaagaagaaaaaaaatattaagaaGTCATAAAATAGTACATGTTAATGTTTGTAATTATAGAAAGaaattaatacatatagaaaaaatgaTAGAAGAAGCTCCTACTATgaaaaaatgtataaatgatgaattatataaaataaaaataaatgtaggtttatataaaaaggatagaaaaaaattatctttttttatattgttacataaattttatttagataattataatattattttaaataaattaaaaaatatgaataatttaatagaaaatatagaattattatcttctactgattatgaaaaaaataaaaatttaatatttaaagaattCTCTTATCTATTATGTAATGATATTGTATTAATAGagttattaaaaaaaaaatgtaaaattGAAGTTgcaaaaaataaaaattattctttattattatcaagggagaaaaaaatggatacctttaattataatatatgtaatgaaaataagttagtaataataaataaagacaataatatgaatgacCGAAGGACGATGGATTTGTTTAAAGGAAAGGATGACTTGCTTGataaatattcttattatttgaataatgATAATGTATTCAATATGGGCCACATGAGGGAATCccaatataataattctttcGATTATGTGGAGAATATGAGAAATATGGagaatatgaaaaatatgagaaatgtgaaaaatatgaaaaatatgaaaaatatgaataatatgaaaaatatatataatatgcATAATATGgatagtatatataatatgaataatatatataatgataataacTTATATGGTATGTCTAACAAGTCATACAAGAACATGCAAAATACCTTTAATGACAACAGCAGTGACAGTGATGATgttttaattaataaactacaaaaaaaggaacaaggtcatatgaaaaatatgttaaatCATAAGaatgattattataataatagaGGGCAAACAaattcaatatataattttgataCAACTCTTGAAgattttaataataataataatattaaagataataaaGTTATTTTATCAGTAGATGAAATCGgtattgaaaaaaatgtaaagATGAATGAGAAAAGAGAACCtactaataataattatgatgatgatgatgatgacaattataaaacaactagttattataataaaaattataaagatGATATCTACAATgaatataatgaaaaagataaaatgATGATGTTACCTTACGATGATCAAAATGAAGATCTAGCACATATCGCACTCGATGAAGAACAAATAGATGAGGAACATGAAATGGATGAGGACGTATTAGAAGAGGATGCTTTGAACACCGAATTTGTTTCAAGTgatgaagataatataGATTTAAAAAAGCGAATTGatgaatttaataattataaaaatgaagatataaaagGTTTATTACCAGAAGATATAAAAGTAGATGATACCCTCACtaaaaaaagatttatagaaatattagatattattaaaaatagaaaaaaacaaatcGAAAAAATGACAACACATAAAAATAGTgagatatataaaaatatacataaatataatacattattaaataaatgtaatatGCAAATTAATTTCAATCAAAAGAGATATGCCAAGTTGAGGAAGCAAATGGGTTCTATAAATACAAGTACGATGATAAAGAAGTCGGAGGCCATATACAAAACGATCAGAGA GTGGGACGATAAAATCAACTTACTGAACGACGATATAAAAGTTGTTGAGAACGAgaagaaagaaaaagaaaaagaaatcgctatgcaaaaaaaaaaactcgataaaaaagaaaaagaaaaaaatcaaaaaaaagaagaattaCGATTATTAGTTACAGAAATgtataaacataataataaaatcaaaaaaaaatataaaaaagatgaaaaaattatcttattaatattatataattcttggttcttatatcattatatatatatcatatatttaaatactatcaaattaaaaaattttttatcatataaacaaaatataaatgaacaATGTCTTACATCCGCTAAACAAActattttaaatattaacTTTTTTTCCGAGCTCTTAGATGAAAATGATTGTCaacatttttaa
- a CDS encoding putative Ham1-like protein yields MEIYLVTGNMNKKEEFLKMMKQDLNVEFVNINLEEIQAQDIVEINEHKVRSAYDILKKRDNNRNKKRYVITDDTGLFINKLNDFPGPYIKWMQKALGSKGIADVVSRLDDNKCHAICTYSVYDGNEVHSFKGITNGKIVEPRGDNKFGWDNIFEPEGLCKTFGEMTFDEKHSFSPRFKAFIQLREFLMNELKKYTNDL; encoded by the exons atGGAGATATATTTAGTAACTGGcaatatgaataaaaaggaagaaTTCCTAAAGATGATGAAACAGGATTTGAACGTCGaatttgtaaatataaatt tGGAAGAAATCCAGGCTCAAGACATAGTTGAAATTAACGAGCATAAAGTAAGAAGTGcatatgatatattaaagaaaCGAGATAAcaatagaaataaaaaacgCTATGTGATAACAGACGATACAGGATTATTTATAAACAAGTTGAATGATTTCCCTGGAccatatat taAGTGGATGCAGAAGGCTCTGGGTTCCAAAGGAATAGCCGACGTGGTTTCAAGACTAGAC gaCAACAAATGTCATGCAATATGCACTTATTCTGTGTATGATGGTAATGAAGTACATTCTTTCAAAGGAATAACAAAC GGAAAGATAGTTGAGCCTAGAGGAGATAATAAATTCGGATG ggataatatatttgaacCTGAAGGTCTTTGTAAAACCTTTGGAGAAATGACCTTCGATGAGAAGCACAGTTTTTCCCCACGATTTAAGGCCTTCATACAATTAAGa GAATTTTTAATGAATGAGCTTAAGAAATACACGAATgatttataa
- a CDS encoding hypothetical protein (conserved Plasmodium protein, unknown function) has protein sequence MFISEDLDPEALKNEANIKWKEGNMEEANLIWRQALKECIKYSMRGIPTNKNRDMQISLRLNLSLYHYKKKEYSDCINQCNIIIDNLINLNEMLEHYNMGDEETNKKENNNMGDNKSDNIRDNMSDNEKDKSNDNLREKKYIIKKDILIKIFLRRASSFLCLQEFNKCNEDLDIIKKLENDDVEAAILEKKMIIEKKDYERKQKELYKKMCNSK, from the exons atgtttatatcTGAGGACTTAGACCCAGAAGCACTGAAAAATGAAGCCAACATAAAATGGAAAGAG gGAAATATGGAAGAGGCCAATTTAATATGGAGGCAGGCACTAAAGGaatgtattaaatattCTATGAGAG GTATTCCTACAAACAAAAATAGAGATATGCAAATATCTCTCAGATTAaatttatctttatatcattataaaaaaaaagaatacTCAGATTGTATAAATCaatgtaatataataatagatAATTTGATCAATCTGAATGAAATGTTGGAGCATTATAATATGGGAGATGAGGAAACAAacaaaaaggaaaataataatatgggTGACAATAAAAGTGATAATATACGTGACAATATGAGTGACAATGAGAAGGATAAATCGAATGATAATCTAAGagagaaaaaatatatcataaagAAAGACATtcttattaaaatatttttaagaaGAGCTAGttcatttttatgtttacAA gaATTTAATAAATGCAATGAAGACCTAGATATAATCAAAAAGCTAGAAAATGATGATGTTGAAGCAGCTATTTTAGagaagaaaatgataatagaaaaaaaagattatgaaagaaaacaaaaagagttgtataaaaaaatgtgtaATAGCAAATAA